One Ricinus communis isolate WT05 ecotype wild-type chromosome 7, ASM1957865v1, whole genome shotgun sequence genomic region harbors:
- the LOC8262788 gene encoding photosystem I reaction center subunit IV A, chloroplastic, protein MASCSMASAASGFLLTPNVPANTNSSSRSNMVYFPSKNNNINNSRLVVRAAEEAAAPAPATTTAPAEGEAPKPKPPPIGPKRGTKVKILRRESYWYNGIGSVVAVDQDPKTRYPVVVRFDKVNYANVSTNNYALDEIEEVK, encoded by the exons ATGGCTAGCTGCAGCATGGCATCTGCTGCTTCTGGATTCCTGTTAACTCCTAATGTTCCTGCCAATACCAATTCAAGTTCTAGGAGTAACATGGTGTATTTCCCTTCAAAGAACAACAATATCAACAATTCTAGGCTTGTCGTAAGGGCAGCTGAAGAGGCTGCGGCTCCTGCTCCTGCCACCACCACAGCACCAGCTGAAGGTGAAGCTCCAAAACCTAAGCCACCACCAATTGGACCCAAGAGAGGAACTAAG GTGAAGATTCTGAGGAGGGAATCGTATTGGTACAATGGCATCGGATCTGTTGTAGCTGTTGATCAG GACCCCAAGACACGCTACCCAGTTGTGGTTCGATTCGACAAAGTTAATTATGCAAATGTATCTACAAACAACTATGCATTGGATGAAATCGAAGAAGTTAAATGA
- the LOC8262787 gene encoding uncharacterized protein LOC8262787 isoform X1 — MKRKKFTINSGDDSSPIRSAFPRGFHGVRSSKTRLNTAACRETQADNPKTSEYSFFKKFKEDAGHRFHKPSLHQAQNSCSIFKASDSSCREGGNIIENSHKELKFSLRPKNVPPSDNFVSFPSPPVNASKKSVIDMRKVDSSLADLHGSHENMEEYGSPCKNADIFSRKRQKLRQLVADISFPEVDELCAKGYDFVSALLSKLLPESNEEKLYALLQSFELLKMGKLETDIKSRSLPPLKSEMRYKKSHWTPTSNYVELEHGQTLDVDFSSCFLELPEEKELPNPNSQSHHSHRTYLDTTNMELNYDSAFHFHNKKHGSLTSRHLKELAEFHYPIEPLLGGKPCTLLLGWDFDDMTDKSNLSIHCQNAELSLLPILSSSHGEVQKQNLDSGFIASGLGTPSLFPYHPSNLPLLQCSPSVSNRSHTLGERSLEVKDDVLSVLNDFSLSLPLTENHLNLSGYSYCNTACQGGSILFSPQSNLWVMRRLLNDEHHCPGTENCFSTGKDFYLEPECIPVSDFWRNHYSHTCHALEFPQNEGMSSYFLTWDNNEKYLDGLSRRENINHFSEDKVNVHDLSSIYFQMSVDKEKACPLLLGKSQWYDSKAEMYFDDNEVKF; from the exons atgaagagaaaaaaattcacTATTAACTCCGGCGACGATTCATCGCCAATCCGTTCTGCGTTTCCAAGAGGTTTCCACGGAGTTCGGAGTTCCAAAACCCGATTGAACACTGCTGCGTGTCGAGAAACTCAAG CTGATAACCCTAAAACATCAGAATACTCGttctttaagaaatttaaagaagATGCAGGTCATAGATTTCACAAACCTTCACTTCATCAAGCTCAAAATTCATGCTCAATCTTCAAAGCGAGTGACTCTTCTTGTAGGG AGGGAGGCAACATTATTGAGAATAGCCATAAGGAATTAAAGTTCTCATTGCGCCCTAAAAATGTACCACCATCAgataattttgtttctttcccTTCGCCACCAGTGAATGCATCAAAGAAGTCAG TGATAGACATGAGGAAAGTTGATTCATCCTTAGCAGATCTACACGGTTCACATGAAAACATGGAGGAATATG GGTCCCCATGCAAGAATGCAGACATATTTTCTAGAAAAAGGCAGAAACTGCGTCAGCTAGTTGCGGATATCTCATTTCCTGAAGTTGATGAACTCTGCGCTAAAGG GTATGATTTTGTTTCTGCGCTGCTTAGTAAGCTGTTACCTGAAAGCAATGAGGAAAAG TTGTATGCTCTCTTGCAGAGTTTTGAGCTTTTAAAGATGGGGAAATTAGAGACTGATATCAAGTCCAGGTCTCTCCCTCCTCTGAAGTCAGAAATGCGTTATAAGAAATCTCATTGGACGCCTACAAGCAACTATGTAGAACTTGAACATGGGCAAACATTGGATGTGGACTTCTCATCTTGTTTTTTGGAATTACCAGAAGAGAAAGAGCTTCCAAATCCCAACTCTCAAAGCCATCATTCTCACAGGACCTACCTTGACACCACAAATATGGAGCTTAATTATGATTCAGCATTTCACTTCCATAATAAAAAACATGGTTCTCTTACATCAAGACATCTTAAGGAGTTGGCTGAATTCCACTATCCCATTGAGCCGCTGCTTGGAGGAAAGCCCTGCACTCTTCTGCTGGGTTGGGATTTTGATGACATGACAGATAAAAGCAACCTATCTATTCATTGTCAAAATGCAGAGCTGAGCCTTCTTCCCATTCTATCTAGCTCGCATGGTGAAGTTCAGAAGCAAAATTTGGATAGCGGGTTTATTGCAAGTGGATTAGGTACACCATCCTTGTTCCCCTATCATCCTTCAAATTTGCCTTTGCTTCAGTGCTCTCCTTCAGTCAGCAACAGGAGCCATACTCTTGGAGAACGTTCTCTTGAAGTTAAGGATGACGTACTTTCAGTTCTTAACGACTTTTCTTTATCCCTGCCACTCACTGAAAACCATCTGAATCTAAGTGGGTATTCTTATTGTAACACCGCATGCCAAGGTGGCAGCATCTTGTTTTCTCCTCAAAGTAACCTTTGGGTTATGAGAAGGCTTCTGAATGATGAGCATCACTGTCCTGGAACAGAAAACTGCTTTTCAACTggaaaagatttttatttagaacCAGAGTGCATTCCAGTAAGTGATTTTTGGAGAAATCATTATTCGCATACTTGCCATGCTCTTGAATTTCCCCAAAATGAAGGCATGTCTTCATACTTTCTTACTTGGGATAATAATGAGAAATACCTAGATGGTTTAAGTCGAAGAGAAAACATCAATCATTTCTCTGAAGATAAAGTTAATGTCCATGACTTGTCATCCATTTATTTCCAGATGTCAGTTGATAAAGAGAAGGCATGTCCCTTGCTGCTAGGTAAATCACAATGGTATGATTCTAAGGCAGAAATGTATTTTGATGACAATGAAGTGAAATTCTGA
- the LOC8262787 gene encoding uncharacterized protein LOC8262787 isoform X2, with product MKRKKFTINSGDDSSPIRSAFPRGFHGVRSSKTRLNTAACRETQADNPKTSEYSFFKKFKEDAGHRFHKPSLHQAQNSCSIFKASDSSCREGGNIIENSHKELKFSLRPKNVPPSDNFVSFPSPPVNASKKSVIDMRKVDSSLADLHGSHENMEEYGSPCKNADIFSRKRQKLRQLVADISFPEVDELCAKGYDFVSALLSKLLPESNEEKSFELLKMGKLETDIKSRSLPPLKSEMRYKKSHWTPTSNYVELEHGQTLDVDFSSCFLELPEEKELPNPNSQSHHSHRTYLDTTNMELNYDSAFHFHNKKHGSLTSRHLKELAEFHYPIEPLLGGKPCTLLLGWDFDDMTDKSNLSIHCQNAELSLLPILSSSHGEVQKQNLDSGFIASGLGTPSLFPYHPSNLPLLQCSPSVSNRSHTLGERSLEVKDDVLSVLNDFSLSLPLTENHLNLSGYSYCNTACQGGSILFSPQSNLWVMRRLLNDEHHCPGTENCFSTGKDFYLEPECIPVSDFWRNHYSHTCHALEFPQNEGMSSYFLTWDNNEKYLDGLSRRENINHFSEDKVNVHDLSSIYFQMSVDKEKACPLLLGKSQWYDSKAEMYFDDNEVKF from the exons atgaagagaaaaaaattcacTATTAACTCCGGCGACGATTCATCGCCAATCCGTTCTGCGTTTCCAAGAGGTTTCCACGGAGTTCGGAGTTCCAAAACCCGATTGAACACTGCTGCGTGTCGAGAAACTCAAG CTGATAACCCTAAAACATCAGAATACTCGttctttaagaaatttaaagaagATGCAGGTCATAGATTTCACAAACCTTCACTTCATCAAGCTCAAAATTCATGCTCAATCTTCAAAGCGAGTGACTCTTCTTGTAGGG AGGGAGGCAACATTATTGAGAATAGCCATAAGGAATTAAAGTTCTCATTGCGCCCTAAAAATGTACCACCATCAgataattttgtttctttcccTTCGCCACCAGTGAATGCATCAAAGAAGTCAG TGATAGACATGAGGAAAGTTGATTCATCCTTAGCAGATCTACACGGTTCACATGAAAACATGGAGGAATATG GGTCCCCATGCAAGAATGCAGACATATTTTCTAGAAAAAGGCAGAAACTGCGTCAGCTAGTTGCGGATATCTCATTTCCTGAAGTTGATGAACTCTGCGCTAAAGG GTATGATTTTGTTTCTGCGCTGCTTAGTAAGCTGTTACCTGAAAGCAATGAGGAAAAG AGTTTTGAGCTTTTAAAGATGGGGAAATTAGAGACTGATATCAAGTCCAGGTCTCTCCCTCCTCTGAAGTCAGAAATGCGTTATAAGAAATCTCATTGGACGCCTACAAGCAACTATGTAGAACTTGAACATGGGCAAACATTGGATGTGGACTTCTCATCTTGTTTTTTGGAATTACCAGAAGAGAAAGAGCTTCCAAATCCCAACTCTCAAAGCCATCATTCTCACAGGACCTACCTTGACACCACAAATATGGAGCTTAATTATGATTCAGCATTTCACTTCCATAATAAAAAACATGGTTCTCTTACATCAAGACATCTTAAGGAGTTGGCTGAATTCCACTATCCCATTGAGCCGCTGCTTGGAGGAAAGCCCTGCACTCTTCTGCTGGGTTGGGATTTTGATGACATGACAGATAAAAGCAACCTATCTATTCATTGTCAAAATGCAGAGCTGAGCCTTCTTCCCATTCTATCTAGCTCGCATGGTGAAGTTCAGAAGCAAAATTTGGATAGCGGGTTTATTGCAAGTGGATTAGGTACACCATCCTTGTTCCCCTATCATCCTTCAAATTTGCCTTTGCTTCAGTGCTCTCCTTCAGTCAGCAACAGGAGCCATACTCTTGGAGAACGTTCTCTTGAAGTTAAGGATGACGTACTTTCAGTTCTTAACGACTTTTCTTTATCCCTGCCACTCACTGAAAACCATCTGAATCTAAGTGGGTATTCTTATTGTAACACCGCATGCCAAGGTGGCAGCATCTTGTTTTCTCCTCAAAGTAACCTTTGGGTTATGAGAAGGCTTCTGAATGATGAGCATCACTGTCCTGGAACAGAAAACTGCTTTTCAACTggaaaagatttttatttagaacCAGAGTGCATTCCAGTAAGTGATTTTTGGAGAAATCATTATTCGCATACTTGCCATGCTCTTGAATTTCCCCAAAATGAAGGCATGTCTTCATACTTTCTTACTTGGGATAATAATGAGAAATACCTAGATGGTTTAAGTCGAAGAGAAAACATCAATCATTTCTCTGAAGATAAAGTTAATGTCCATGACTTGTCATCCATTTATTTCCAGATGTCAGTTGATAAAGAGAAGGCATGTCCCTTGCTGCTAGGTAAATCACAATGGTATGATTCTAAGGCAGAAATGTATTTTGATGACAATGAAGTGAAATTCTGA